DNA sequence from the Coccidioides posadasii str. Silveira chromosome 5, complete sequence genome:
AGCGGTCATCGATGCGTGAAAATTCGCCGGAGTATGTATCAAATTCTTCGGCAGGATCCACCCAGGAGTTGGTGGGCGTGTTGGGATCGAATATCCAACGGGTTGTCTTGTTTTGCAGCTTGTTCCTCTTCGCGACCGTTCCTGCAGGGGTGTCGATCGGAGgccagaagaagaagacgttGCCGTCCGCGATAGTAAGGTCAAATACGACTTTACCATCGGGAGTTTCGTAGCAGCTTACGGTGTGGCCTTGGAAAGCTGGAAGCTGTTAGTCAACAATGACCGCTAAAGAGAGCAGGGAATTATCTTACCATTCTTTGAACGGTACCATTTAATGTCTTCTGGCTTTCCCCCTCGGCGTGGCACAAGCCCATACCACTGGTCTTCGTTTGGATCCCAGGCCCAGTGGTTCTCTCCTTTCTTTAGACGCTCCGGGTCGCATTTAAGCGGTGTCATTGGAAGAACAACCCAGTTATCACTTATCCCACAGTCATGAATTATGCCACAGAACGGTGCCTTATACCAGCATTCCTCTGTCTTGACTCCTTCGGCATTGATGGAGTATACCACTATGTCGGAAGAGCCATCATTGCCGTCACCACCAGCCTACACGATCTATTAGCATTCCTGGGAGAAGCTATCGAAAAGACCGCCTTACTTCATATCCGTAACACACCATTTCCCCTGTCCTCGGGTCAAATTTCGGGTGTGCCGTGAATGTGGGACTTAGTATCTGACCCTCAAAATCATACCGTCCAATCGTCTCTAAAGTGTCTGGATCCATCGCATACGGTGGTCCATCTTCCTTTGTCGCAAGCAACATTCCTCTCCAGAAAAAGATATTTGTGTTCGCCGCGGTGCGAATTACGCCTTTGACCGCCTCATTGTCCGTGTACGGATTGCGATACTTGCCAAAAAGCGCTTTTCCGGCTTTACTCTCCGCATCATACCGGTCCGTGTGGACATATCGCTGCTTGAAGTGGGCGCTCCCATTCGCAATGCGGATAGCTGTGACATTGCCGTCGCCGTTGAAATGGATGTCTGAATCGTAAACCGGAGGGAAACGGTGGTCTGGTTGGACGCGGAAGAATGTTCCATCTATGTCTGTTGGGATTTGGCCCGTTACTTCGAGATTCTGGACATCACCTTCAATGCGCGAAGGCCTGTTGAAACCGTGGAATACTTCAGTGGCGGGAAACTTGAGCTGGGAGCTTGATTTCATGCCATTGGAGTAGTTGGGGGAGAGGGAGAGCGTTTCGGCAAGTTCAAAAATGTGTGCCATTGTTAACTTAGCTGGATGCTGTGGATGTTAGATATCAAGGTAGTTCCAGCGACAAGTTGATAACAACGCCTCTGGTGCAACGTCATGCAGGCCATCCGCAGTATATATCCCCGCATGCTCGTTTTAGCAATCAAAAATCGCCCGGAAAATAGCTTTCCGAAGTAATTAACCCCGCAATTCATCATTGCAAACTGTGATCAGTCGTCGTTCCCGAAGCtggagcagcagcaaagTGTCTGTGACGTTCGAGCCGGGTTGTTCCCATCGGATACAATCCGCCGAtgtaactactccgtagctgGCCAACCAACGACGTCAATCGCGATTAGGAGGCCCATTTTTGCAACCACTCGTGCTTTTCCGAGTTCGATTAGATTCTTCACGAAATAAGAGTATGCATGGTGCACTGAGTAGTTACAGGATACATTTTGTCAACTTAGAGAGAATTGCAAAGTTGGGCCTCAACTATGCATTCCCTGCTTGTCTCAAAAGGATGGAAACTTAAAACCCCCCTTTTTGTGCTCATGTGAGTGTTTAGGGCTTCAAAAACTAAGGAACAGGTTACCGCATGGACAACACCAGTACATAGTGGCTCCTTTTAGCAACTGTATATGTGTACTTGTTCAAAGGAGGAAGAGTTGTTATTTGGTTCTGCTCTGCGTTCTGAGGACTAACCAGTTAACTAGCCACTATTAAGCATATCCTTGTTTTGTCCAGGAAAAGGTTATTGGCAAGGGGACAACCCATGCAGGGATGATTGTTTATGATGTTCAAGGAAATTGACATGCATCAAGCTCATTATTATATACAAGAATAAATGTGCAGCTAAAGCAATCTTCTAAGCAAGCCCTGTCTCCTATCTAATGTACCAGGCGAGGTCctctttcttgatatctttaagcGAAAGCCCACGAC
Encoded proteins:
- a CDS encoding uncharacterized protein (antiSMASH:Cluster_5.1~EggNog:ENOG410PIFN~COG:Q), with the protein product MAHIFELAETLSLSPNYSNGMKSSSQLKFPATEVFHGFNRPSRIEGDVQNLEVTGQIPTDIDGTFFRVQPDHRFPPVYDSDIHFNGDGNVTAIRIANGSAHFKQRYVHTDRYDAESKAGKALFGKYRNPYTDNEAVKGVIRTAANTNIFFWRGMLLATKEDGPPYAMDPDTLETIGRYDFEGQILSPTFTAHPKFDPRTGEMVCYGYEAGGDGNDGSSDIVVYSINAEGVKTEECWYKAPFCGIIHDCGISDNWVVLPMTPLKCDPERLKKGENHWAWDPNEDQWYGLVPRRGGKPEDIKWYRSKNAFQGHTVSCYETPDGKVVFDLTIADGNVFFFWPPIDTPAGTVAKRNKLQNKTTRWIFDPNTPTNSWVDPAEEFDTYSGEFSRIDDRFTTMKYNHYWQAVIDGTKPYDFAKCGSPAGGLFNSLGHFTWDSSARETFWAGPCATFQEPAFIPRAGSTQEGDGYIIALLNHLDVLRNDVCIFDAQNISQGPVAVIHLPFKLRLGLHGNFVEQGEIEAWKQKRERELGPVKAASAPLPWQQKATSAGEV